One segment of Acidovorax sp. DW039 DNA contains the following:
- a CDS encoding zinc ribbon domain-containing protein → MSPHSAHHHAHTRLDAHIDSRIEARVDHPYSLLRLPEALTCWPALAVLAASFLVAALVFALGGLMGRLWLGFMLLFSLVAVVVCLAGISGAGTCLSDLAHRRPYRSLTSYFLAGLLCLPKLLGAVLLMTGAVVLLFVGLALVFAVCKIPLLGPLMLVVAVPVAVLLVAALMMALYVASSIVGPALWDGERVMHALSIAWHIARHHPLAAIGKIVGGMLLSAIFASVLFGLLASASALVGGLAASVIGFGTQAHPLYMMDGAFSGHMMGTGVGFSLVFALASALVFLLPLMVGVLTWCEFSALVDLDSIRQAADEKLQDVNTKMADLKGKAQAYGASDKAAGSSAAASYSAEPAAPAQAGPASAAAAPASLSPALPLPAPEPVSDPASTPAAEPAAAQATTCPQCHSAVQPSDRFCQQCGKSLQGPQAG, encoded by the coding sequence ATGAGCCCGCACTCCGCCCATCACCATGCACACACGCGCCTGGATGCGCACATTGACAGCCGCATTGAAGCGCGGGTCGATCACCCGTACTCGCTGCTGCGCCTGCCCGAGGCGCTGACCTGCTGGCCCGCGCTGGCGGTGCTGGCAGCGTCTTTTCTGGTGGCGGCGCTGGTGTTTGCTTTGGGCGGGCTCATGGGGCGGCTGTGGCTGGGTTTCATGCTGCTGTTCTCGCTGGTGGCCGTGGTGGTGTGCCTGGCGGGTATCAGCGGTGCGGGCACCTGCCTGTCTGACCTGGCCCACCGCAGGCCCTACCGCAGCCTGACCAGCTACTTTCTGGCCGGGCTGCTGTGCCTGCCCAAGCTGCTGGGGGCCGTGCTGCTCATGACGGGGGCCGTGGTGCTGCTTTTTGTGGGGCTCGCACTGGTGTTTGCGGTGTGCAAGATTCCGCTGCTCGGCCCCCTGATGCTGGTGGTGGCCGTGCCGGTGGCGGTGCTGCTGGTGGCTGCGCTGATGATGGCGCTGTACGTGGCGTCTTCCATTGTGGGCCCCGCGCTGTGGGACGGCGAGCGGGTGATGCACGCGCTGTCCATCGCCTGGCATATTGCGCGCCACCACCCGCTGGCCGCCATCGGCAAGATCGTGGGGGGCATGTTGCTGTCGGCCATCTTCGCGTCGGTGCTGTTTGGCCTGCTGGCCTCGGCATCGGCCCTGGTGGGCGGCTTGGCCGCCTCGGTGATTGGCTTTGGCACGCAGGCGCATCCGTTGTACATGATGGACGGTGCCTTCAGCGGCCACATGATGGGCACGGGTGTGGGCTTCAGCCTGGTGTTTGCGCTGGCCTCCGCGCTGGTGTTCCTGCTGCCGCTCATGGTGGGGGTGCTGACCTGGTGCGAGTTTTCAGCGCTGGTGGATCTGGACAGCATTCGCCAGGCTGCCGACGAAAAACTGCAGGACGTGAACACCAAAATGGCGGACCTCAAGGGCAAGGCACAGGCCTATGGGGCCAGCGACAAGGCTGCAGGTTCTTCGGCAGCCGCCTCCTACTCTGCCGAACCGGCCGCACCCGCTCAGGCAGGGCCTGCATCTGCTGCTGCAGCCCCGGCGTCCCTCTCGCCTGCTTTGCCCCTGCCTGCACCAGAGCCGGTGTCTGATCCGGCTTCCACCCCCGCCGCAGAACCTGCGGCCGCGCAGGCCACGACCTGCCCGCAATGCCACAGCGCCGTGCAGCCTAGCGACCGCTTTTGCCAGCAGTGCGGGAAAAGTCTGCAAGGGCCTCAGGCCGGATAA
- a CDS encoding SH3 domain-containing protein, whose product MTTLFECSPRRVVAAAVLGVALSGGASAQAPTVAPAKQRYVQGSWVNLRESAQSQARVVAQVPANTVLQQLTERDGWCAVLYAGDARLGPPLPEPVQAHVACNLLADQPLTLAQAGKDAARAFWVAPSPKRMRAYGNALPRPAALQLPALIKSHTPEMPVQYPTRPEWEAAKKLMRAGVALRPELEIDRGRPVNPVDDIQLATRGTEYQPAVAPLSSKPVLAAITPSYFRSHASVALLHETDADGLAAVAGTRISVIPTGGPFGSFNRHNGPEIEFVTGFWDIGTATLGFAPALTLYAITHQGLVGARTLGKREWEISNADHYCGGHYLGSGFDDPRDDETAPVRGYAKLSDTAEVLVRLVVPGKLPPDAAKVTTRRYATSWMVPAEPPERPKPQRKASAVLVHEIDIDRDGVADILRIDTPAPGGMSYEPIFDWRWYLNINGQWFRAGAWEDQECT is encoded by the coding sequence ATGACAACTCTTTTTGAATGCAGCCCCCGCCGGGTGGTTGCGGCTGCTGTGCTTGGTGTGGCTTTGTCTGGCGGTGCCAGCGCCCAGGCTCCCACCGTTGCCCCGGCTAAGCAGCGCTACGTACAGGGCTCGTGGGTCAACCTGCGCGAGTCGGCCCAGTCGCAGGCGCGCGTGGTGGCCCAGGTGCCTGCCAACACCGTGCTGCAACAACTCACCGAGCGCGACGGCTGGTGCGCCGTGCTCTATGCGGGCGATGCGCGCCTGGGCCCGCCCTTGCCAGAGCCGGTGCAAGCCCATGTGGCCTGCAACCTGCTGGCCGACCAGCCCCTCACCCTGGCGCAGGCGGGCAAGGATGCTGCCCGCGCCTTCTGGGTGGCACCGTCCCCCAAACGCATGCGTGCCTATGGCAACGCCCTGCCGCGGCCTGCTGCGTTGCAGTTGCCCGCCCTCATCAAGAGCCATACTCCCGAGATGCCCGTGCAGTACCCCACCCGTCCGGAGTGGGAGGCTGCCAAAAAGCTCATGCGTGCCGGGGTGGCGTTGCGCCCGGAGCTGGAAATCGACCGGGGGCGTCCCGTCAATCCGGTGGACGATATCCAGCTGGCAACGCGTGGCACCGAATATCAGCCTGCAGTGGCCCCCTTGAGCAGCAAGCCCGTTCTGGCTGCCATCACACCCTCGTACTTCCGCTCCCACGCCAGCGTAGCCTTGCTGCATGAGACCGACGCCGACGGCCTGGCCGCCGTGGCGGGCACACGCATCAGTGTCATCCCCACGGGCGGACCTTTTGGCTCCTTCAACCGGCATAACGGCCCCGAAATCGAGTTTGTGACCGGCTTCTGGGACATAGGTACGGCCACGCTGGGGTTTGCCCCTGCACTCACCCTGTACGCCATCACCCACCAGGGCCTGGTCGGCGCACGCACTCTGGGCAAGCGCGAGTGGGAAATCAGCAATGCTGATCACTACTGCGGCGGCCACTACCTTGGCAGTGGATTCGACGACCCGCGCGACGACGAAACCGCCCCCGTGCGCGGCTACGCCAAGCTGTCAGACACTGCCGAGGTGCTGGTGCGTCTGGTGGTGCCCGGCAAGCTGCCGCCTGACGCCGCCAAGGTCACCACCCGGCGCTACGCCACCAGCTGGATGGTGCCCGCCGAGCCACCTGAGCGGCCCAAGCCCCAACGCAAGGCCTCTGCCGTGCTGGTGCACGAAATCGACATAGACCGCGACGGCGTGGCCGACATCCTGCGCATCGACACCCCCGCGCCTGGGGGCATGAGCTATGAGCCGATTTTTGACTGGCGCTGGTATTTGAATATCAACGGGCAGTGGTTTCGGGCGGGGGCCTGGGAGGATCAGGAGTGCACGTGA
- a CDS encoding Glu/Leu/Phe/Val dehydrogenase encodes MTTPSGTPAHTHHPLPSYLQADHLGPWGIYLQQVDRVTPYLGHLARWVETLKRPKRMLVVDVPIELDNGTIAHFEGYRVQHNLSRGPGKGGVRFHQDVTLSEVMALSAWMSIKNAAVNVPYGGAKGGIRVDPKKLSRGELERLTRRYTSEIGLLIGPSKDIPAPDVNTNGQIMSWMMDTYSMNTGATATGVVTGKPIDLGGSLGRVEATGRGVFTVGVEAAKRTGLAIAGAKVAVQGFGNVGGIAGKLFAEAGAKVVAVQDHTGTIFKSDGLDVPALLAHVKQHGGVGGFAGAETMANDEFWGVQCDILIPAALEGQITKDNAARITAKLVIEGANGPTTPEADDILADKGVLVLPDVIANAGGVTVSYFEWVQDFSSFFWSEDEINARLVRIMQEAFDGVWQVAQQHKVTLRTATFIVACQRILHAREMRGLYP; translated from the coding sequence ATGACAACCCCCTCTGGCACACCCGCCCACACCCACCATCCCCTGCCCTCGTACCTGCAGGCCGACCACCTCGGCCCCTGGGGTATCTATCTGCAGCAGGTGGACCGCGTCACCCCTTACCTGGGCCACTTGGCCCGCTGGGTCGAGACGCTCAAGCGCCCCAAGCGCATGCTGGTGGTGGATGTGCCCATCGAGCTGGACAACGGCACCATCGCCCACTTTGAGGGCTACCGTGTGCAGCACAACCTCAGCCGCGGCCCCGGCAAGGGTGGCGTGCGTTTTCACCAGGACGTGACGCTGTCTGAAGTGATGGCGCTGTCGGCCTGGATGTCGATCAAGAACGCCGCGGTGAACGTGCCCTACGGCGGTGCCAAGGGCGGTATCCGTGTCGATCCCAAGAAGCTCTCGCGCGGTGAGCTGGAGCGCCTGACCCGCCGCTACACCAGCGAGATCGGCCTGCTGATCGGCCCCTCCAAGGACATCCCAGCGCCCGACGTGAACACCAACGGCCAGATCATGTCCTGGATGATGGACACCTACTCCATGAACACCGGTGCCACCGCCACTGGCGTGGTCACCGGCAAGCCAATCGATCTGGGCGGCTCGCTGGGCCGTGTGGAAGCCACAGGCCGCGGCGTGTTCACCGTGGGCGTGGAAGCGGCCAAGCGCACGGGCCTGGCCATTGCCGGTGCCAAGGTGGCCGTACAGGGCTTTGGCAACGTGGGTGGCATTGCAGGCAAGCTGTTTGCCGAGGCGGGTGCCAAGGTAGTGGCTGTGCAAGACCACACCGGCACCATCTTCAAGAGCGATGGCCTGGACGTGCCCGCCCTGCTGGCCCATGTGAAGCAACACGGTGGCGTGGGCGGTTTTGCCGGTGCGGAAACCATGGCCAACGACGAGTTCTGGGGCGTGCAGTGCGACATCCTTATCCCCGCTGCGCTGGAAGGCCAGATCACCAAGGACAACGCCGCCCGCATCACCGCCAAGCTGGTGATTGAAGGCGCCAACGGCCCCACCACCCCCGAGGCCGATGACATCCTGGCCGACAAGGGCGTGCTGGTGCTGCCCGACGTGATTGCCAACGCTGGTGGCGTGACGGTGAGCTACTTCGAGTGGGTGCAGGATTTCTCCAGCTTCTTCTGGAGCGAGGACGAGATCAACGCCCGCCTGGTGCGCATCATGCAAGAGGCCTTTGACGGCGTGTGGCAAGTGGCCCAGCAGCACAAGGTCACGCTGCGCACCGCCACCTTCATCGTGGCCTGCCAGCGCATCCTGCACGCCCGCGAAATGCGCGGTCTGTATCCATGA
- the yegQ gene encoding tRNA 5-hydroxyuridine modification protein YegQ, which translates to MTTLKAPELLLPAGSLDKMRAAYDFGADAVYAGQPRYSLRARNNEFRLEQIKQGIDEAHARGKKFFVTSNLIAHNDKIRTYLRDIEPVIDCKPDALIMADPGLIMMVKEKWPETEIHLSVQANTTNWATVKFWQKMGVSRIILSRELALDEIEKIRQECPDMELEVFVHGALCIAYSGRCLLSGYFNHRDPNQGTCTNACRWNYATHDADIDPTTGEAIAQKMEGDFNFEAAQQKAEQAFASTTGSGQRHPKADKVYLIEEAGRPGQLMPIMEDEHGTYIMNSKDLRAVEHVARLTQIGVDSLKIEGRTKSLYYVARTAQVYRRAIDDAVAGRPFNPELLIELEGLSNRGYTGGLLERRPSNDYQNYISGHSVTQRSQYVGEVLGTEGLADVGLSGDWVLVETKNHFAVGDLIEVVHPSGNTTVRLHEMRNVEGQPVQVAQGSPVRVWIPLPARYSGALLARVIESQPPAAQPEPALAA; encoded by the coding sequence ATGACCACGCTCAAAGCCCCCGAACTCCTCCTGCCTGCTGGCTCGCTCGACAAGATGCGCGCCGCCTACGACTTTGGTGCCGACGCGGTGTACGCAGGCCAGCCGCGCTACTCCTTGCGCGCGCGCAACAACGAGTTCCGCCTGGAGCAGATCAAGCAAGGCATTGACGAGGCCCACGCGCGCGGCAAGAAGTTCTTTGTGACCAGCAACCTGATTGCGCACAACGACAAGATCCGCACCTACCTTCGCGACATCGAGCCGGTGATTGACTGCAAGCCGGATGCGCTCATAATGGCCGACCCCGGCCTCATCATGATGGTGAAGGAGAAGTGGCCAGAGACGGAGATTCACCTGTCCGTGCAGGCCAACACCACCAACTGGGCCACGGTGAAGTTCTGGCAGAAGATGGGTGTGTCGCGCATCATCCTCTCGCGCGAGCTCGCCCTGGACGAGATCGAAAAAATCCGCCAGGAATGCCCCGACATGGAGCTGGAAGTGTTTGTGCACGGCGCGCTGTGCATTGCGTACTCGGGCCGATGTTTGCTTAGCGGCTACTTCAACCACCGCGACCCCAACCAGGGCACCTGCACTAACGCCTGCCGCTGGAACTACGCCACGCACGACGCCGACATCGACCCCACCACGGGCGAAGCCATTGCGCAGAAGATGGAAGGCGACTTCAACTTCGAGGCCGCGCAGCAAAAGGCCGAGCAGGCCTTTGCCTCCACCACCGGCAGCGGCCAGCGCCACCCCAAGGCCGACAAGGTCTACCTGATCGAAGAAGCGGGCCGCCCCGGCCAGCTCATGCCCATCATGGAAGACGAGCACGGCACCTACATCATGAACAGCAAGGACCTGCGCGCGGTGGAGCATGTGGCGCGTCTGACGCAGATTGGTGTGGATTCGCTCAAGATCGAAGGCCGCACCAAGAGCCTGTACTACGTGGCGCGCACCGCCCAGGTGTACCGCCGCGCCATCGACGACGCCGTGGCGGGCCGTCCGTTCAACCCCGAGCTGCTGATCGAACTGGAAGGCCTGTCCAACCGCGGCTACACCGGTGGCCTGCTGGAGCGCCGCCCCAGCAACGACTACCAGAACTACATCAGCGGCCACTCCGTCACCCAGCGCAGCCAGTACGTGGGCGAGGTGCTGGGCACCGAGGGCCTGGCCGATGTGGGCCTGAGCGGTGACTGGGTGCTGGTCGAAACCAAGAACCACTTTGCGGTGGGCGACCTGATCGAGGTGGTGCACCCCAGCGGCAACACCACCGTGCGCCTGCACGAAATGCGCAACGTGGAAGGCCAGCCCGTGCAGGTCGCCCAAGGCAGCCCGGTGCGCGTGTGGATTCCGCTGCCTGCACGCTACAGCGGCGCGCTGCTGGCGCGGGTGATTGAGTCGCAACCCCCCGCAGCCCAGCCAGAGCCAGCCTTGGCCGCCTGA
- a CDS encoding zinc ribbon domain-containing protein, which translates to MSTLNCPACAAPCQPNARFCGQCGQVLVSRAAPAPLDIDFDPDDELDGPADPEADTRPAPLEFSSSVMSEEVDLLLDDGPGPAPVAAPTPALAPAEPAAATPSPDAKGVSAVATAILATSGAGQLATEAGPFTKPSASPELPPPELPPSPPSAPQSGSGWTAALYAALGFAVVALTAALAWWLWGGKPAVSSPSVAGKAPVIAVEQASPGTAPAVVAPAAPAVPAVPVTTPPPAEAPADASAVPPATRSAAPAARPAGNGPVAANPAAGSEPPWPHGGSREPAPPSLSRPASPPTPVAEGLGPLRAALRQCDRDDNLLTRGVCVVRARHQHCGSHWGKVPECPMSNRNNDPYTSN; encoded by the coding sequence ATGAGCACCCTCAATTGCCCCGCCTGCGCCGCCCCTTGCCAGCCCAACGCCCGTTTTTGCGGGCAGTGCGGGCAGGTGCTGGTCTCTCGCGCAGCGCCTGCGCCTTTGGATATCGACTTTGATCCTGATGACGAGCTGGACGGCCCCGCCGACCCAGAAGCGGACACCCGGCCTGCGCCGCTGGAGTTTTCGTCCTCGGTCATGTCGGAGGAAGTCGACCTGCTGCTGGATGACGGCCCTGGCCCTGCGCCGGTGGCAGCACCCACGCCTGCCTTGGCACCCGCCGAGCCTGCAGCCGCAACACCTTCGCCCGATGCCAAGGGCGTTTCAGCCGTCGCCACTGCCATCTTGGCCACAAGTGGGGCTGGCCAGCTTGCAACCGAGGCGGGGCCTTTTACCAAGCCCTCTGCGTCGCCTGAACTCCCCCCGCCTGAACTCCCACCTTCGCCCCCATCGGCCCCGCAGAGCGGTTCTGGCTGGACGGCCGCACTCTATGCCGCACTGGGCTTTGCCGTGGTGGCCCTGACTGCAGCGCTCGCGTGGTGGTTGTGGGGTGGCAAACCCGCTGTGTCTTCCCCATCCGTTGCGGGCAAGGCGCCGGTGATTGCCGTAGAGCAAGCCTCGCCCGGCACAGCTCCCGCAGTTGTTGCACCTGCTGCACCTGCCGTACCCGCTGTGCCTGTGACGACTCCCCCCCCAGCAGAGGCCCCTGCGGATGCTTCTGCCGTGCCTCCGGCAACCCGCTCTGCAGCCCCCGCTGCCCGGCCTGCGGGCAATGGCCCGGTGGCGGCCAACCCTGCTGCGGGCAGCGAGCCACCCTGGCCGCATGGCGGCTCGCGTGAGCCTGCGCCGCCTTCGCTGTCGCGCCCCGCCAGCCCACCCACGCCTGTGGCAGAGGGCCTGGGGCCCCTGCGCGCAGCCCTGCGCCAGTGCGACCGTGACGACAACCTGCTGACTCGCGGCGTGTGTGTGGTGCGTGCTCGCCACCAGCACTGCGGCAGCCATTGGGGCAAGGTACCTGAATGCCCCATGAGCAACCGCAACAACGACCCCTACACCAGCAACTGA
- a CDS encoding homocysteine S-methyltransferase family protein codes for MQALHYTRAAQLPDILAQRIVILDGAMGTMIQRFKLGEAQYRGEGYSGPDGAGDRFKDFPRDVKGNNELLSLTRPDVIRDIHERYLAAGADLIETNTFGATTVAQEDYGMAELAREMNLQSARLARAACDKYSTPDHPRFVAGALGPTPKTASISPDVNDPGARNVDFETLRAAYYEQTEALVEGGSDVLLVETIFDTLNAKAALFAIDEFFEKSGERLPLIISGTVTDASGRILSGQTVTAFWHSVRHSRPLAIGLNCALGATLMRPYIQELNRVAEDTFISCYPNAGLPNPMSDTGFDETPEVTSRLVHEFAAEGLVNIVGGCCGTTPDHIGAIAKAVEKVPTRKMFYAAEA; via the coding sequence ATGCAAGCCCTTCACTACACCCGCGCCGCGCAATTGCCCGATATCCTTGCCCAACGCATCGTCATCCTCGACGGTGCCATGGGCACCATGATCCAGCGCTTCAAGCTGGGCGAGGCGCAGTACCGGGGCGAGGGCTACAGCGGCCCGGACGGCGCGGGCGACCGCTTCAAGGACTTTCCCCGTGATGTGAAGGGCAACAACGAGTTGCTGAGCCTGACGCGCCCTGACGTGATCCGCGACATCCACGAGCGCTACCTGGCCGCCGGGGCCGATCTGATCGAGACCAACACCTTTGGCGCGACCACCGTGGCGCAGGAGGACTACGGCATGGCCGAGCTGGCGCGGGAGATGAACCTCCAATCCGCCCGCCTGGCCCGCGCCGCCTGCGACAAGTACAGCACCCCCGACCACCCCCGCTTTGTGGCCGGTGCCCTGGGCCCCACGCCCAAGACGGCCAGCATCAGCCCCGATGTGAACGACCCCGGCGCGCGCAACGTGGACTTTGAAACTCTGCGCGCCGCCTACTACGAGCAGACCGAGGCGCTGGTCGAAGGCGGCTCGGATGTGCTGCTGGTCGAAACCATTTTCGACACCCTGAACGCCAAGGCCGCCCTGTTTGCGATTGACGAGTTCTTTGAGAAAAGCGGCGAGCGCCTGCCCCTCATCATCAGCGGCACCGTGACCGATGCCTCGGGCCGCATCCTGAGCGGGCAGACGGTGACCGCCTTCTGGCACAGCGTGCGCCACTCGCGCCCCCTGGCCATTGGCCTGAACTGCGCCCTGGGTGCCACGCTGATGCGCCCCTACATCCAGGAGCTGAACCGCGTGGCCGAGGATACCTTTATCAGCTGCTACCCCAACGCCGGTCTGCCCAACCCCATGAGCGACACCGGCTTTGACGAAACGCCTGAGGTGACGAGCCGCCTGGTGCACGAGTTTGCGGCCGAGGGGCTGGTCAACATCGTGGGCGGCTGCTGCGGCACCACGCCCGACCACATTGGCGCGATTGCCAAGGCGGTCGAGAAAGTGCCTACGCGCAAGATGTTCTACGCCGCCGAGGCGTGA
- the ttcA gene encoding tRNA 2-thiocytidine(32) synthetase TtcA, translating into MLSTVENPTAAALPADADTATPAADAALERETTKLEKRLVRQVAQAIGDFGLIEDGDKVMVCVSGGKDSYGLLDVLRMLQQRNGNRFELIAVNLDQKQPGFPAHVLPEYLTKVGVPFHIETQDTYSVVKEHIPEGKTMCSLCSRLRRGILYRVADELGATKIALGHHRDDMLQTFFLNMFFGGKLKGMPPKVQSDRGDHLIIRPLAYVAESDLTRWAEIRNFPIIPCTLCGSQENLQRKQIGQMLRDWQQLYPGRIENMAVALRNLVPSHFMDTRQFDFKGLVPNGVADADGDKAFDAEELPAQAVGMLGGLPLMPR; encoded by the coding sequence ATGCTCTCCACCGTAGAAAACCCCACTGCCGCCGCCTTGCCTGCTGACGCGGACACCGCCACGCCTGCTGCCGACGCAGCGCTGGAGCGCGAGACCACCAAGCTTGAAAAGCGCCTGGTGCGCCAGGTGGCCCAAGCCATTGGCGACTTCGGCCTGATCGAAGATGGCGACAAGGTGATGGTGTGCGTGTCCGGCGGCAAAGACAGCTACGGCCTGCTCGACGTACTGCGCATGCTGCAGCAGCGCAACGGCAACCGCTTCGAGCTGATCGCCGTCAACCTCGACCAGAAGCAGCCGGGCTTTCCGGCCCATGTGCTGCCTGAATATCTGACGAAGGTGGGCGTGCCCTTCCACATCGAAACGCAAGATACCTACAGCGTCGTCAAAGAGCACATCCCCGAAGGCAAGACCATGTGCAGCCTGTGCAGCCGCCTGCGCCGGGGCATTCTGTACCGCGTGGCCGATGAACTGGGCGCCACCAAGATCGCGCTGGGCCACCACCGCGACGACATGCTGCAGACCTTCTTTTTGAACATGTTCTTTGGCGGCAAGCTCAAGGGCATGCCACCCAAGGTGCAAAGCGACCGGGGCGACCACCTCATCATCCGCCCCCTGGCCTATGTGGCCGAAAGCGACCTCACCCGCTGGGCTGAAATCCGCAATTTCCCCATCATTCCCTGCACGCTGTGCGGCAGCCAGGAGAACCTGCAGCGCAAGCAGATCGGCCAGATGCTGCGCGACTGGCAACAGCTCTACCCCGGCCGCATCGAGAACATGGCCGTGGCGCTGCGCAACCTGGTGCCCTCGCACTTCATGGATACGCGCCAGTTCGACTTCAAGGGCCTGGTGCCCAACGGCGTGGCGGATGCCGATGGCGACAAGGCGTTTGATGCCGAAGAACTTCCAGCACAGGCCGTGGGCATGCTCGGCGGCTTGCCGCTGATGCCCCGCTGA
- a CDS encoding RidA family protein codes for MQVLLPPGWPRPKGYANGVSARGRMVFVAGMIGWDAQGQFHTDDMAGQVRQALQNVVEVLREGGALPEHIVRMTWYVTDKREYVAAYPEIGKAFRELIGSFNAAMTAVEVKALVEDRAKVEIEVTAVVPD; via the coding sequence ATGCAAGTCCTTCTTCCCCCCGGTTGGCCCCGCCCCAAAGGTTATGCCAACGGCGTCAGCGCACGCGGGCGCATGGTATTTGTGGCGGGCATGATTGGCTGGGACGCGCAGGGCCAGTTCCACACCGACGACATGGCGGGCCAGGTGCGCCAGGCGCTGCAGAACGTGGTGGAGGTGCTGCGCGAGGGCGGAGCCCTGCCCGAGCACATCGTGCGCATGACCTGGTATGTGACCGACAAACGCGAATACGTGGCCGCCTACCCCGAAATTGGCAAGGCCTTCCGTGAGCTGATTGGCAGCTTCAACGCCGCCATGACGGCGGTGGAGGTAAAGGCTCTGGTGGAAGACCGCGCCAAGGTCGAGATCGAGGTCACGGCGGTCGTTCCGGACTGA